Proteins from a genomic interval of Pseudomonas anuradhapurensis:
- a CDS encoding ABC transporter ATP-binding protein, which translates to MYKLEVQDLHKRYGSHEVLKGVSLSAKAGDVISIIGSSGSGKSTFLRCINLLEQPHAGKILLNNEELKLVPGKDGALKAADPRQLQRMRSRLSMVFQHFNLWSHMTALENIIEAPVHVLGVSRKEALEKAEHYLAKVGVAHRKDAFPGHMSGGEQQRVAIARALAMEPEVMLFDEPTSALDPELVGDVLKVMQALAQEGRTMVVVTHEMGFAREVSNQLVFLHKGLVEETGCPRQVLANPQSERLKQFLSGSLK; encoded by the coding sequence ATGTACAAACTCGAAGTCCAAGACCTGCACAAGCGCTACGGCAGCCATGAAGTGCTCAAGGGCGTGTCCCTGTCGGCCAAGGCAGGCGATGTCATCAGCATCATCGGCTCCAGCGGTTCGGGCAAGTCGACCTTCCTGCGCTGCATCAACCTGCTGGAGCAGCCGCACGCCGGCAAGATCCTGCTCAATAATGAAGAACTCAAGCTGGTGCCGGGCAAGGACGGTGCGCTCAAGGCCGCCGACCCGCGTCAGTTGCAGCGCATGCGCTCGCGCCTGTCGATGGTGTTCCAGCATTTCAACCTGTGGTCGCACATGACCGCGCTGGAGAACATCATCGAAGCGCCGGTGCATGTGCTCGGGGTGAGCCGCAAGGAAGCCCTGGAAAAGGCCGAGCACTACCTGGCCAAGGTCGGTGTGGCGCACCGCAAGGACGCCTTCCCCGGGCACATGTCCGGCGGCGAGCAGCAGCGGGTGGCCATTGCCCGGGCGCTGGCGATGGAGCCGGAAGTGATGCTGTTCGATGAGCCGACTTCGGCGCTGGACCCGGAGCTGGTGGGCGATGTGCTCAAGGTCATGCAGGCCCTGGCCCAGGAAGGCCGGACCATGGTCGTGGTAACCCACGAAATGGGCTTTGCCCGCGAGGTGTCGAACCAGCTGGTGTTCCTGCACAAGGGGCTGGTCGAAGAAACCGGTTGCCCGCGCCAGGTGCTGGCCAATCCGCAGTCGGAGCGCCTCAAGCAGTTCCTCTCCGGCAGCCTGAAGTAA
- a CDS encoding ABC transporter permease encodes MIFDYNVVWEALPMYFGGLLTTLKLLAISLFFGLLAAIPLGLMRVSKQPAINLVAWLYTYVIRGTPMLVQLFLIYYGLAQFEAVRESVLWPLLSSATFCACLAFGINTSAYTAEIIAGSLKATPHGEIEAAKAVGMSRMKMYRRILLPSALRRALPQYSNEVIMMLQTTSLASIVTLIDITGAARTVNAQYYLPFEAYITAGVFYLCLTFILVRLFKMAERRWLGYLAPRKH; translated from the coding sequence ATGATCTTCGACTACAACGTCGTCTGGGAGGCGTTGCCGATGTACTTCGGCGGCCTGCTGACCACGCTCAAGCTGCTGGCCATTTCGCTGTTCTTCGGCCTGCTGGCGGCCATTCCGCTGGGCCTGATGCGGGTGTCCAAGCAGCCGGCAATCAACCTGGTGGCCTGGCTCTACACCTATGTGATCCGCGGCACGCCGATGCTGGTGCAGCTGTTCCTGATCTACTACGGCCTGGCGCAGTTCGAGGCGGTGCGCGAAAGCGTCCTGTGGCCGCTGTTGTCCAGCGCCACGTTCTGTGCCTGCTTGGCGTTCGGCATCAACACCAGCGCCTACACTGCCGAGATCATCGCCGGCAGCCTCAAGGCCACGCCGCATGGCGAGATCGAGGCGGCCAAGGCCGTGGGCATGTCGCGCATGAAGATGTACCGGCGCATCCTGCTGCCGTCGGCCCTGCGCCGGGCGCTGCCGCAGTACAGCAACGAAGTGATCATGATGCTGCAGACCACCAGCCTGGCGTCGATCGTCACCCTGATCGACATCACCGGTGCTGCGCGCACGGTCAATGCCCAGTACTACCTGCCTTTCGAGGCCTATATCACGGCGGGCGTGTTCTACCTGTGCCTGACCTTCATCCTGGTGCGCCTGTTCAAGATGGCCGAACGCCGCTGGCTCGGCTACCTGGCGCCGCGCAAGCACTGA
- a CDS encoding ABC transporter permease produces the protein MLKGYGAVILDGAWLTLQLALSSMALAIVLGLIGVALRLSPVRWLAWLGDLYSTVIRGIPDLVLILLIFYGGQDIINRVAPLLGYEDYIDLNPLIAGIGTLGFIFGAYLSETFRGAFLGIPKGQAEAGVAYGMSNRQVFFRIQVPQMIRLAIPGFTNNWLVLTKATALISVVGLQDMMFKAKQAADATREPFTFFLAVAALYLVLTSVSLLALKYLERRYSVGVKVAEL, from the coding sequence ATGTTGAAAGGCTACGGGGCAGTCATCCTCGACGGGGCGTGGCTGACGCTGCAGCTCGCCCTGTCGTCGATGGCCCTGGCCATCGTGCTCGGCCTGATCGGTGTGGCGCTGCGCTTGTCGCCGGTGCGCTGGCTGGCCTGGCTGGGCGATCTGTATTCCACGGTGATCCGTGGCATTCCGGACCTGGTCCTGATCCTGCTGATCTTCTACGGCGGGCAGGACATCATCAACCGGGTGGCGCCGCTGTTGGGCTATGAAGACTACATCGACCTGAATCCGCTGATCGCGGGTATCGGTACCCTGGGCTTCATCTTTGGCGCGTACCTGTCGGAAACCTTCCGTGGCGCGTTCCTGGGCATTCCCAAGGGGCAGGCCGAAGCGGGCGTGGCCTATGGCATGAGCAATCGCCAGGTGTTCTTCCGCATCCAGGTGCCACAGATGATTCGCCTGGCTATTCCAGGTTTCACCAACAACTGGCTGGTGCTGACCAAGGCCACCGCGCTGATCTCGGTGGTCGGCTTGCAGGACATGATGTTCAAGGCCAAGCAGGCGGCCGATGCCACCCGCGAGCCTTTCACCTTCTTCCTCGCGGTGGCGGCCCTGTACCTGGTACTGACCAGTGTCTCGCTGCTGGCCCTGAAGTATCTCGAGCGCCGCTATTCGGTGGGCGTCAAGGTGGCTGAACTATGA
- a CDS encoding ABC transporter substrate-binding protein, which produces MKKLALLGALALSVFSLVSQADEKPLKIGIEAAYPPFAFKQPDGSIAGFDYDIGNALCEEMKAKCTWVEQEFDGLIPALKVRKIDAILSSMSITDDRKKSVDFTKRYYLTPARLVMKEGTTVSDSLDELKGKKIGVQRGSIHDRFAKEVLGAKGATVVPYGTQNEIYLDVAAGRLDGTVADATLLEDGFLKTDAGKGFAFVGPSFTDAKYFGDGIGIAVRKGDDANRERINKAIDAIRANGKYKEIEKKYFNFDIYGPDSN; this is translated from the coding sequence ATGAAGAAGCTCGCACTGCTTGGCGCCCTGGCGCTGTCCGTGTTTTCCCTGGTATCGCAGGCCGATGAAAAACCGTTGAAAATCGGTATCGAGGCCGCCTACCCACCCTTTGCCTTCAAGCAACCTGATGGCAGCATCGCCGGTTTCGACTACGACATCGGCAACGCGCTGTGCGAAGAGATGAAAGCCAAGTGCACCTGGGTCGAGCAGGAATTCGACGGCCTGATCCCGGCGCTGAAGGTGCGCAAGATCGACGCCATCCTGTCGTCCATGTCGATCACTGACGACCGCAAGAAATCGGTCGACTTCACCAAGCGCTACTACCTGACCCCGGCGCGCCTGGTGATGAAGGAAGGTACCACCGTCAGCGACAGCCTGGATGAACTCAAGGGCAAGAAGATCGGCGTGCAGCGCGGTTCGATCCACGACCGCTTCGCCAAGGAAGTGCTCGGCGCCAAGGGTGCCACCGTGGTGCCTTACGGCACCCAGAACGAAATCTACCTGGACGTGGCAGCCGGTCGCCTCGATGGTACCGTGGCTGACGCCACCCTGCTGGAAGACGGCTTCCTGAAGACCGACGCTGGCAAAGGCTTTGCCTTCGTCGGCCCGTCCTTTACCGACGCCAAGTATTTCGGTGACGGCATCGGCATTGCCGTGCGCAAGGGTGACGACGCCAACCGCGAGCGCATCAACAAGGCCATCGACGCCATCCGCGCCAATGGCAAGTACAAAGAAATCGAGAAGAAGTACTTCAACTTCGATATCTACGGTCCAGACTCGAACTAA
- the acs gene encoding acetate--CoA ligase: protein MSAAPLYPVRPEVAATTLTDEATYKAMYQQSVINPDGFWREQAQRIDWIKPFTKVKQTSFDDHHVDIKWFADGTLNVSSNCLDRHLEERGDQLAIIWEGDDPSEHRNITYRELHEQVCKFANALRGQDVHRGDVVTIYMPMIPEAVVAMLACARIGAIHSVVFGGFSPEALAGRIIDCKSKVVITADEGVRGGRRTPLKANVDLALTNPETNSVQKIIVCKRTGGEIAWHQHRDIWYEDLMKVASSHCAPKEMGAEEALFILYTSGSTGKPKGVLHTTGGYLVYAALTHERVFDYRPGEVYWCTADVGWVTGHSYIVYGPLANGATTLLFEGVPNYPDITRVSKIIDKHKVNILYTAPTAIRAMMAEGEAAVAGADGSSLRLLGSVGEPINPEAWNWYYKAVGKERCPIVDTWWQTETGGILISPLPGATGLKPGSATRPFFGVVPALVDNLGNLIEGAAEGNLVILDSWPGQSRSLYGDHDRFVDTYFKTFRGMYFTGDGARRDEDGYYWITGRVDDVLNVSGHRMGTAEIESAMVAHSKVAEAAVVGVPHDIKGQGIYVYVTLNAGIEPSEQLRLELKNWVRKEIGPIASPDVIQWAPGLPKTRSGKIMRRILRKIATGEYGALGDISTLADPGVVQHLIDTHKAMSLASA, encoded by the coding sequence ATGAGTGCGGCTCCACTGTATCCCGTTCGTCCCGAGGTTGCGGCCACCACGCTGACCGACGAGGCCACCTACAAGGCCATGTACCAGCAGTCGGTGATCAACCCGGACGGCTTCTGGCGCGAGCAGGCCCAGCGTATCGACTGGATCAAGCCGTTCACCAAGGTCAAGCAGACCTCCTTCGACGACCACCATGTCGATATCAAATGGTTCGCCGACGGCACTCTGAACGTTTCCTCCAACTGCCTGGATCGCCACCTCGAAGAGCGCGGCGACCAGCTGGCCATCATCTGGGAGGGCGACGATCCTTCCGAGCACCGCAACATCACCTACCGCGAACTGCACGAGCAGGTCTGCAAGTTTGCCAACGCCCTGCGTGGCCAGGATGTGCACCGCGGTGACGTGGTCACCATCTATATGCCGATGATCCCCGAGGCCGTGGTCGCCATGCTGGCCTGTGCCCGTATCGGTGCGATCCACTCGGTGGTGTTCGGTGGCTTCTCCCCCGAAGCGCTGGCCGGGCGTATCATCGACTGCAAGTCCAAGGTGGTCATCACCGCCGACGAAGGCGTGCGCGGCGGCCGCCGTACCCCGCTCAAGGCCAACGTCGACCTGGCACTGACCAACCCGGAAACCAACAGCGTGCAGAAGATCATCGTGTGCAAGCGCACCGGTGGCGAGATTGCCTGGCACCAGCACCGCGACATCTGGTACGAAGACCTGATGAAAGTGGCTTCCAGCCACTGCGCACCGAAGGAGATGGGCGCCGAGGAAGCGCTGTTCATCCTTTACACCTCTGGCTCCACCGGCAAGCCCAAGGGCGTGCTGCACACCACCGGCGGTTACCTGGTATACGCCGCGCTGACCCATGAGCGCGTGTTCGACTACCGCCCGGGCGAGGTGTACTGGTGCACCGCCGACGTCGGCTGGGTCACCGGCCACAGCTACATTGTCTACGGCCCGCTGGCCAACGGCGCCACCACGCTGCTGTTCGAAGGCGTGCCGAACTACCCGGACATCACCCGCGTGTCGAAGATCATCGACAAGCACAAGGTCAACATCCTCTACACCGCACCAACTGCCATTCGCGCAATGATGGCCGAAGGCGAGGCCGCGGTGGCCGGGGCCGACGGCTCCAGCCTGCGTCTGCTGGGCTCGGTGGGCGAGCCGATCAACCCCGAAGCCTGGAACTGGTACTACAAGGCCGTGGGCAAGGAACGTTGCCCGATCGTCGATACCTGGTGGCAGACCGAAACCGGCGGCATCCTGATCAGCCCGCTGCCAGGTGCCACTGGCCTCAAGCCGGGTTCGGCCACCCGTCCGTTCTTCGGCGTGGTGCCGGCCCTGGTGGACAACCTGGGCAACCTGATCGAAGGTGCCGCCGAAGGTAACCTGGTGATCCTCGATTCCTGGCCGGGGCAATCGCGTTCGCTGTATGGCGACCACGACCGCTTCGTCGACACCTATTTCAAGACCTTCCGTGGCATGTACTTCACCGGCGACGGCGCGCGCCGCGATGAAGATGGCTACTACTGGATCACCGGCCGCGTGGATGACGTGCTCAACGTGTCCGGTCACCGCATGGGCACTGCCGAGATCGAAAGCGCCATGGTGGCGCATTCGAAAGTGGCCGAGGCGGCGGTGGTGGGCGTGCCGCATGACATCAAGGGGCAGGGCATCTATGTATATGTCACCCTCAATGCCGGCATTGAGCCCAGCGAGCAGTTGCGCCTGGAGCTGAAGAACTGGGTGCGCAAGGAAATCGGCCCGATCGCCTCGCCGGATGTGATCCAGTGGGCGCCGGGGCTACCGAAGACCCGTTCGGGCAAGATCATGCGCCGCATCCTGCGCAAGATTGCCACGGGCGAATACGGCGCGCTGGGTGACATCTCGACCCTGGCCGACCCGGGGGTGGTGCAGCACCTGATCGATACCCACAAGGCGATGAGCCTGGCTTCGGCCTGA
- a CDS encoding DUF2790 domain-containing protein yields the protein MKALLVLVLGSLCGAAMAGEGKDAEQIPVEQYNYAQHLDIARVISMSEVPNVCEVVPARMTYEDSKGQKHILEYRVMGNGCSNG from the coding sequence ATGAAAGCTTTACTGGTATTGGTACTTGGCAGTCTTTGCGGCGCGGCGATGGCCGGCGAAGGCAAAGATGCCGAGCAGATTCCGGTTGAACAGTACAACTACGCGCAGCACCTGGACATTGCCCGCGTCATTTCCATGAGCGAAGTGCCCAATGTATGCGAAGTGGTGCCAGCCCGCATGACCTATGAAGACTCCAAGGGCCAGAAGCACATTCTCGAATACCGCGTGATGGGGAACGGCTGCTCGAACGGCTGA
- a CDS encoding sigma-54-dependent transcriptional regulator, whose protein sequence is MRIKVHCQNRIGILRDILNLLVEYGINVLRGEVGGDHGNAIYLHCPNLINLQFQALRPKFEAIAGVFGVKRVGLMPSERRHMELNALLGALDFPVLSIDMGGSIVAANRAAAQLLGVRVDEVPGMPLARYVEDFDLPELVRANKSRINGLRIKVKGDVFLADIAPLQSEHDDSEALAGAVLTLHRADRIGERIYNVRKQELRGFDSIFQSSRVMAAVVREARRMAPLDAPLLIEGETGTGKELLARACHLASPRGQSPLMALNCAGLPESMAETELFGYGPGAFEGARAEGKLGLLELTAGGTLFLDGVGEMSPRLQVKLLRFLQDGCFRRVGSDEEVYLDVRVICATQVDLSELCARGEFRQDLYHRLNVLSLHIPPLRECMDGLEGLVQHFLDQASRQIGCAMPRLAPAAMDKLAQYHWPGNVRQLENVLFQAVSLCDGGVVKSEHIRLPDYGARQPLGEFSLDGDLSQIVGRFEKAVLESLMGEFPSSRALGKRLGVSHTTIANKLRDYSLGKSAD, encoded by the coding sequence ATGCGTATCAAAGTGCATTGCCAGAACCGTATTGGCATCCTGCGCGACATCCTCAACCTGCTGGTGGAGTACGGAATCAACGTGCTGCGCGGCGAGGTGGGCGGTGACCATGGCAACGCCATCTACCTGCATTGCCCCAACCTGATCAATTTGCAGTTCCAGGCGCTGCGGCCCAAGTTCGAGGCCATCGCCGGGGTGTTCGGCGTCAAGCGCGTGGGGTTGATGCCCAGCGAACGTCGCCACATGGAGCTGAACGCGCTGCTGGGCGCGTTGGACTTCCCGGTGCTGTCGATCGACATGGGCGGCAGCATCGTCGCCGCCAACCGCGCGGCAGCCCAGTTGCTGGGTGTGCGGGTGGACGAGGTGCCGGGCATGCCGCTGGCGCGCTATGTCGAAGACTTCGACCTGCCGGAGCTGGTGCGCGCCAACAAATCGCGCATCAACGGCCTGCGTATCAAGGTCAAGGGCGATGTGTTCCTGGCCGATATCGCGCCGCTGCAGTCCGAGCACGACGACAGCGAGGCGCTGGCCGGTGCAGTGCTGACCCTGCACCGCGCCGACCGCATCGGCGAGCGTATCTACAATGTGCGCAAGCAGGAGCTGCGCGGTTTCGACAGCATCTTCCAGAGTTCGCGGGTCATGGCTGCCGTGGTCCGCGAGGCGCGGCGCATGGCACCACTGGATGCGCCCTTGCTGATCGAGGGTGAGACAGGCACCGGCAAGGAGTTGCTGGCGCGTGCCTGCCACCTGGCCAGCCCGCGCGGGCAGTCGCCGCTGATGGCGCTGAACTGCGCCGGCTTGCCCGAGTCGATGGCCGAGACCGAGCTGTTCGGTTACGGCCCCGGGGCCTTCGAAGGTGCGCGGGCCGAGGGTAAGCTGGGGCTGCTGGAGCTGACCGCCGGTGGCACGCTGTTCCTTGATGGGGTAGGGGAGATGAGCCCGCGCCTGCAGGTGAAGTTGCTGCGCTTTCTGCAGGACGGCTGCTTCCGCCGCGTAGGCAGCGATGAAGAGGTGTACCTGGACGTGCGGGTGATCTGCGCGACCCAGGTGGATTTGTCCGAATTGTGCGCGCGTGGCGAGTTCCGCCAGGACCTGTACCACCGGCTCAATGTGTTGTCGCTGCACATTCCGCCGTTGCGCGAATGCATGGACGGCCTGGAAGGGCTGGTGCAGCACTTTCTCGACCAGGCCAGCCGGCAGATCGGTTGTGCCATGCCGCGCCTGGCGCCGGCGGCGATGGACAAACTTGCCCAGTACCATTGGCCGGGCAATGTAAGGCAACTGGAAAACGTATTGTTCCAGGCGGTTTCGTTATGCGATGGCGGCGTGGTCAAGAGCGAACATATTCGCTTGCCGGATTATGGCGCGCGGCAACCGTTGGGTGAGTTTTCGCTGGACGGGGATCTTTCGCAGATTGTCGGGCGCTTTGAGAAGGCGGTGCTGGAAAGTTTGATGGGGGAATTCCCGAGTAGTCGGGCTTTAGGTAAAAGACTGGGTGTTTCGCATACGACCATTGCCAACAAGTTGAGGGATTACTCGCTTGGCAAGTCTGCAGATTAA
- the phhA gene encoding phenylalanine 4-monooxygenase: MKQTQYVAREPDAHGFIDYPQQEHAVWNTLITRQLKVIEGRACQEYLDGIDQLKLPHDRIPQLGEINKVLGATTGWQVARVPALIPFQTFFELLASKRFPVATFIRTPEELDYLQEPDIFHEIFGHCPLLTNPWFAEFTHTYGKLGLAATKEQRVYLARLYWMTIEFGLIETAQGRKIYGGGILSSPKETVYSLSAEPEHQPFDPIEAMRTPYRIDILQPLYFVLPNMKCLFDLAHEDIMGMVHQAMQLGLHAPKFPPKVAA, encoded by the coding sequence ATGAAACAGACGCAATACGTGGCACGCGAGCCCGATGCGCACGGTTTTATCGACTACCCGCAGCAAGAGCATGCGGTATGGAACACCCTGATCACCCGCCAGCTGAAAGTGATCGAAGGCCGCGCCTGCCAGGAATACCTGGACGGCATCGACCAGCTCAAGCTGCCGCATGACCGGATTCCGCAACTGGGCGAGATCAACAAGGTGCTGGGCGCCACCACGGGTTGGCAGGTTGCCCGGGTGCCGGCACTGATCCCCTTCCAGACCTTCTTCGAGCTGCTCGCCAGCAAGCGCTTCCCGGTCGCCACGTTCATCCGCACCCCGGAAGAGCTGGACTACCTGCAAGAGCCCGACATCTTCCACGAGATCTTCGGCCACTGCCCGCTGCTGACCAACCCCTGGTTCGCCGAATTCACCCATACCTACGGCAAGCTCGGCCTGGCCGCGACCAAGGAGCAGCGCGTGTACCTGGCGCGCCTGTACTGGATGACCATCGAGTTCGGCCTCATCGAAACCGCCCAAGGCCGCAAGATCTATGGTGGCGGCATCCTCTCGTCGCCGAAAGAAACCGTCTACAGTCTGTCTGCCGAGCCGGAGCACCAGCCCTTCGACCCGATCGAAGCCATGCGCACCCCGTACCGCATCGACATCCTGCAGCCGCTGTATTTCGTGCTGCCGAACATGAAGTGCCTGTTCGACCTGGCCCACGAAGACATCATGGGCATGGTTCATCAAGCCATGCAGTTGGGCCTGCACGCACCGAAGTTTCCACCCAAGGTCGCCGCCTGA
- a CDS encoding 4a-hydroxytetrahydrobiopterin dehydratase: protein MNALNQAHCEACRADAPKVTDEELAELIREIPDWNIEVRDGHMELERVFLFKNFKHALAFTNAVGEIAEAEGHHPGLLTEWGKVTVTWWSHSIKGLHRNDFIMCARTDKVAETAEGRK from the coding sequence ATGAATGCCTTGAACCAAGCCCATTGCGAAGCCTGCCGCGCCGACGCCCCGAAAGTCACTGACGAGGAGCTGGCCGAGCTGATTCGCGAGATCCCGGACTGGAACATCGAAGTACGCGATGGCCACATGGAACTGGAGCGCGTCTTCCTGTTCAAGAACTTCAAGCACGCCCTGGCGTTCACCAATGCCGTGGGCGAAATCGCCGAAGCCGAAGGCCACCACCCGGGCCTGCTGACCGAGTGGGGCAAGGTCACCGTGACCTGGTGGAGCCACTCGATCAAGGGCCTGCACCGCAACGACTTCATCATGTGCGCGCGCACTGACAAGGTGGCGGAGACGGCTGAAGGCCGCAAGTAA
- a CDS encoding MFS transporter translates to MPDSPRPLAVTLQVVSIVLFTFIGYLNIGIPLAVLPGYVHNDLGFGAVVAGLVISVQYLATLLSRPTASRIIDNHGSKKAVLYGLAGCGLSGVFMLACAFLTHLPWLSLASLLAGRLVLGSAESLVGSGSIGWGIGRVGAEHTAKVISWNGIASYGALAIGAPLGVLMVKGLGLWSMGASIILLCALGLLLAWPRQAAPIVSGVRLPFLRVLGKVFPHGSGLALGSIGFGTIATFITLYYASRGWANAALTLSLFGASFISARLLFGNLINRIGGFRVAIACLSVETLGLLMLWLAPSAELALAGAALSGFGFSLVFPALGVEAVNQVTAANRGAAVGAYSLFIDLSLGVTGPLVGAVAAGFGFASMFLFAAAAAACGLLLSLYLYRQVRRQRGL, encoded by the coding sequence ATGCCCGACTCACCGCGCCCCCTTGCGGTCACCCTGCAAGTCGTCTCCATCGTCCTCTTCACCTTCATCGGCTACCTGAACATCGGCATCCCCCTGGCCGTATTGCCCGGCTATGTGCACAACGACCTGGGCTTCGGCGCCGTGGTCGCCGGCCTGGTGATCAGCGTGCAATACCTGGCCACCCTGCTCAGCCGCCCCACGGCCAGCCGCATCATCGACAACCATGGCAGCAAGAAAGCAGTCCTGTATGGCCTGGCCGGGTGTGGCCTCAGCGGGGTGTTCATGCTCGCCTGCGCCTTCCTCACCCACCTGCCCTGGCTGAGCCTGGCCAGCCTGCTGGCCGGCCGCCTGGTGCTGGGCAGCGCCGAAAGCCTGGTGGGTTCGGGGTCGATCGGCTGGGGGATCGGCCGGGTCGGTGCCGAACACACCGCCAAGGTCATCTCCTGGAACGGCATCGCCAGCTACGGCGCGCTGGCCATCGGCGCCCCGCTGGGCGTGCTGATGGTCAAAGGCCTGGGGCTGTGGAGCATGGGTGCGAGCATCATCCTGCTGTGCGCGCTCGGCCTGCTGCTGGCCTGGCCCCGGCAGGCGGCGCCGATCGTCAGCGGCGTGCGCCTGCCGTTCCTGCGGGTGCTGGGCAAGGTGTTCCCACACGGTTCGGGGCTGGCCCTGGGCTCGATCGGCTTCGGCACCATCGCCACCTTCATCACCCTGTACTACGCCAGCCGCGGCTGGGCCAATGCAGCGCTGACCCTGAGCCTGTTCGGTGCCAGCTTCATCAGCGCACGGCTGCTGTTCGGCAACCTGATCAACCGGATTGGCGGGTTCCGCGTGGCGATTGCCTGCCTGTCGGTGGAAACGCTCGGGCTGCTGATGCTGTGGCTGGCGCCGAGTGCCGAACTGGCGCTGGCAGGCGCCGCACTGAGCGGGTTCGGCTTCTCGCTGGTGTTCCCGGCGCTGGGGGTAGAGGCGGTGAACCAGGTGACAGCGGCCAACCGCGGGGCTGCGGTCGGCGCCTATTCGCTGTTCATCGACTTGTCGCTGGGGGTGACCGGGCCGCTGGTGGGCGCGGTGGCGGCGGGGTTCGGCTTTGCTTCGATGTTTCTGTTTGCAGCGGCAGCGGCGGCTTGCGGGTTGCTGTTGAGCCTGTATCTGTACAGGCAGGTGCGGCGTCAGCGGGGTCTCTAA